In one Niallia taxi genomic region, the following are encoded:
- a CDS encoding (deoxy)nucleoside triphosphate pyrophosphohydrolase codes for MKKVVNVVAGIIENEQDEILCALRSPIMSLPNRWEFPGGKIEAGENTFTAIEREIMEELGCTIKATEVFHINTHEYDSFTITLTCVKAAIVSGTPTASEHAKLIWLKRDSLESLNWAPADIPAVQELMKQ; via the coding sequence TTGAAAAAGGTTGTAAATGTAGTTGCAGGAATCATTGAAAACGAACAAGACGAAATTTTATGTGCTCTTCGTTCACCAATAATGTCCTTGCCAAATAGATGGGAGTTCCCAGGAGGAAAAATCGAAGCAGGGGAAAATACCTTTACAGCTATAGAAAGAGAAATTATGGAGGAGCTTGGGTGCACTATTAAGGCAACAGAGGTCTTTCATATAAACACACATGAATATGATTCTTTTACCATTACATTAACTTGTGTGAAGGCAGCTATCGTCTCAGGCACTCCGACAGCTAGTGAGCATGCTAAGTTGATTTGGCTAAAAAGGGATAGCTTGGAGTCATTAAACTGGGCTCCTGCCGATATTCCAGCCGTTCAAGAATTAATGAAGCAATAA
- a CDS encoding phosphoglycerate dehydrogenase, which translates to MSTTLLDKVKTIKTLNNIAGSGLNVFKKENFIIDNDSENPDAIVVRSYNMHAIDFGDKLKAIARAGAGVNNIPVEKCTEQGIVVFNTPGANANAVKEMVLTSLMASSRNLFDGVAWAKNLKDEGEQIPKLVEAGKKQFVGKEIKGKTLGVIGLGAIGALVANDALDLDMDVIGFDPFISVDTAWNLSRNVQRAMTLEQLFAESDYITVHVPLTNDTKGMFNKEAFSIMKEGVQILNFSRGELVNEIDMAVALENGEVGRYITDFPNENVLKMKNIIPVPHLGASTQESEENCAIMAARQVKDYLETGNIKNSVNFPNVYLPYTGKQRVAAFHKNVPNMVGQITMAISGYSLNIADMVNRSRGEYAYTMIDIDNEVQGDIIPALEAKIREIEGIVTTRVL; encoded by the coding sequence ATGAGCACAACGCTTTTAGACAAAGTGAAAACAATCAAAACCTTGAATAATATCGCAGGCAGCGGGTTGAACGTGTTTAAAAAAGAAAACTTTATCATTGATAATGACAGTGAAAATCCGGATGCAATTGTCGTTCGCAGCTATAATATGCATGCAATTGATTTTGGGGATAAATTAAAAGCAATCGCACGTGCAGGCGCAGGTGTTAACAATATTCCAGTCGAAAAATGCACAGAACAAGGTATTGTTGTTTTCAATACACCAGGAGCAAATGCCAATGCTGTTAAGGAAATGGTGCTGACTTCTTTAATGGCTTCTTCTCGAAACCTATTTGATGGTGTTGCTTGGGCGAAAAACCTAAAGGATGAAGGCGAGCAAATTCCAAAGCTTGTTGAGGCAGGTAAAAAGCAATTTGTTGGTAAGGAAATCAAAGGAAAAACATTAGGTGTTATCGGCTTAGGCGCAATTGGAGCACTTGTTGCAAATGATGCGCTTGACTTAGATATGGATGTTATCGGCTTTGATCCATTTATTTCTGTTGACACAGCATGGAATCTTTCTCGAAATGTACAGCGTGCTATGACACTTGAGCAGCTGTTTGCAGAAAGCGACTATATTACTGTTCATGTACCATTAACTAATGATACAAAAGGCATGTTTAATAAAGAAGCATTCAGCATTATGAAGGAAGGCGTGCAAATTCTAAACTTCTCTCGTGGTGAACTAGTGAACGAAATTGATATGGCTGTTGCTTTAGAAAATGGAGAAGTCGGCAGATATATTACAGATTTCCCTAACGAAAATGTTTTGAAAATGAAAAATATCATTCCAGTTCCACATCTTGGCGCATCAACACAGGAATCTGAAGAAAACTGTGCTATTATGGCTGCGCGTCAAGTGAAGGACTATTTAGAAACAGGGAATATTAAGAACTCTGTTAACTTCCCAAATGTGTACCTTCCATACACAGGCAAGCAGAGAGTTGCTGCTTTCCATAAAAACGTACCAAATATGGTTGGACAGATTACAATGGCGATTTCTGGCTACAGCTTGAACATTGCAGACATGGTTAACAGAAGCCGTGGTGAATATGCATACACGATGAT